One window from the genome of Balaenoptera musculus isolate JJ_BM4_2016_0621 chromosome 3, mBalMus1.pri.v3, whole genome shotgun sequence encodes:
- the ZCCHC9 gene encoding zinc finger CCHC domain-containing protein 9 translates to MTRWARVTTTQNKRPFPATSWEDMKKGSFEGKSQNLPKSKQLEADSLSLKNHASQAKHKKNKKKKEYFNEDVNGFMDYLRQNSQMVRNGEMIAADSQEVREEIAVALKKDSRREGRRLKRQAAKKSAMVCFHCRKPGHGIADCPAALENQEMGTGICYRCGSTEHEITKCKAKVDPAFGEFPFAKCFVCGEMGHLSRSCPDNPKGLYADGGCCRLCGSVEHFKKDCPGSQNSDRMVTVGRWAKGMSADYEDILDVPKPQKPKTKIPKVVNF, encoded by the exons ATGACCAGGTGGGCACGAGTTACTACCACACAGAACAAAAGACCCTTCCCTGCAACATCATGGGAGGACATGAAGAAGGGGTCCTTTGAGGGAAAAAGCCAAAACCTACCAAAGAGTAAACAACTTGAAGCCGATAGTCTGTCCCTTAAAAATCATGCATCCcaagcaaaacacaaaaagaataaaaagaaaaaggagtattTTAATGAAGATGTGAACGGATTCATGGACTATCTAAGGCAAAACTCACAGATGGTTCGCAATGGGGAGATGATAGCAGCAGACAGTCAGGAAGTCAGGGAAGAAATTGCAGTTGCTTTAAAGAAAGATAGTCGCCGGGAAGGAAGACGATTAAAAAGACAAGCAGCAAAGAAAAGTGCAATG gTATGTTTCCATTGTAGAAAACCTGGCCATGGGATTGCAGATTGCCCAGCTGCCCTTGAGAATCAAGAAATGGGCACTGGAATATGTTACCGGTGTGGATCCACAGAGCATGAAATAACCAAGTGCAAGGCTAAAGTAGACCCAGCTTTTG GTGAATTTCCTTTtgcaaaatgttttgtttgtggGGAAATGGGACATCTGTCCAGATCCTGTCCTGATAATCCCAAAGGACTCTATGCTGATG GTGGTTGCTGCAGACTTTGTGGCTCTGTGgaacattttaagaaagattGCCCCGGAAGTCAGAATTCAG ATCGAATGGTCACGGTTGGTCGCTGGGCAAAGGGAATGAGTGCGGACTATGAAGACATTTTGGATGTGCCTAAACCACAGAAACCCAAAACAAAGATACCTAAAGTTGTTAATTTTTGA